The stretch of DNA GTATGGGTTGTCGGAGGATCTGGACTATGAGGTTGTTAAGAAGGTTGTATATATGGGTGATGATGGGGAAGTGATGAGACAGGTTGATACTGAAGATTTTGTGCAAATAAATCTAAGTGGCAATAGGTTATTTGCTTCCGAGAACATGATAATAAGGTCTTCTACGCCTGGAACGGGTTTTGTAGCAGATAGGGATATGAGTTTTAAGATAAATGGTATGGAGGTAAAGGTAAATAAGGGTGATAGTCTTGAGATGATAGTGGAGAAGATAAACGATTTGAAGATACCAGTTAAAGCTTATATTGACAATTCAACAGGTAACAATTTCCTAGTTTTGGAAACTACTGTGCCTCATAACATAGTGGTTGAGGATGTAGGTGACGGAGATGTTATGGAGAGACTTGGAATAATAAGAAAGGGTGTTTCGGCTCCACTTAACTACAATCCCGAGGCTAAGATATACGTAATGTCTCTGTTTGATGTACTGATAAAGATAAGAGATGATATGTTGGGAGGTAGACAGCAGAACCTCGGAGGAGAAGATCTAGCCTTGATAGATAACGGACTTGACAACTTTCTAAGATACAGAGCAGAGGTTGGTGCAAGAGCGGAAAGGTTGAGGATAGTTAACTTGAGGCTACAGACAGATATGGTATACGTGAAGGATATCTTAGCAAAGACTCAGGCAACTGATATTCCTAAAGCGATAACAGAATTAAAACTTCTTGAACTAACCCACCAAGCAGGATTGCAAATAGGTGCAAGACTTATGGGACTTTCTTTGCTTAACTTCTTGAGGTGATAAATTTTCGTAGTAGTAGAAACATTTCTTTGTAGCATTCTTAGCTCTTTGCTATATAGGACTTTGTAATAGTTTTCTGGGTTTCAATTTTTTCTAACTGTAAGGGTTGTAGAAACAATTTAGTTTGTAGAATATCGTTTTCGTGCTGGAATTATGATTAGTAAAGAGTTTAGAAAGTTTAGTTTTAGTAGCCTTAGATACTCAATGTGACGTTTCGTTAAGTTAGCAATAAAGTCTAGAGTTTACAATCAGGTTTAGTTTCTTTTTATTTCTCTCGCAGTCCCTGACGGGACTGGGTGAAATTACTCCTTTGATAAGCACTTATTACCTGGTGGAGATTGGAATTTTTTATTGTTAATTTGGAATGAAGAAGGAATCTAGAGTGGTGATCATTTATAATTTGTTTTATGAGGGACAATAATGTGCCTGAACAGACATACAAACTTTCAATAAAACAGATACCTTCACATCTACTTCTACAGACTACTCAATTGTTGGGGTTGCCAATTTTGGAACTTAATGATAGAATAAAGTTAGAGCTTGAAGAAAATCCTCTGCTTGAGGTAGAGGATGAAAATACTTTATCTCTTATTTCCACAGAGTATTCCAAGGTGGATACTGATAAGGTTGACGAGATAGACAGAGACTTGGGGGAAGTCAGTGATACCTATGATGTTGCGAAGATAAAGGAGATAGAGTTATACGAAAGAAAAGTTCGTGGTGGTTATACACAGACAATTGAAGGTACTCTTTCTGAAAGAGAGACACTTCAGGAGCATCTGCTTTTTCAGGCTAAACTTGATATAAGTGATGAAAGATTGTTCACTCTTGCTACTTACATAGTTTATGAGCTTGATGACAATGGTTTTTTCAAAGGTAGTATTGAAAATCTTAGGAATGTGGAGGGGTATTCATTTCAAGATAGTGAGATTGAGGAGATTAGGGAAAGAATAAAAAGATATGATCCGGTAGGGTGTGGTAGTAAGACTCTTGAGGAAGCATTAGTTACCCAACTGGAAGTATACTATCCAAACTTGCCTAAGCTGGATGTTTATAGAAGAATTATAGAGGAAGATCTTAAACTTTTAGCTACAGAGGGTGATAGAGTTAGACAAAAGTATAACCTTTCAAGGGAAGAGTTTGAGAACTTGAGAAGTATTCTTAGGTTCTTAAGTCCGAAGCCTGGGGCAAATTTTTCTGTTTCTCCTAGCATTGTTGTTCCGGAAGCGATTGTGAGGAAAGTGGATGAGAATACTCTAGAGGTAGAGTATAACGACTCTTATGTTCCTACTTTGAGAATAAGAAAAGAGTATGTGAGTGCTATAAGAAAAGTTGATTCTCCAGAGTTGAAAAGTAAGCTAAACAGAGCTAGAAGCTTAATTTTAGCAGTTGAATATAGGAAAAAGACATTGAGAGCTATAATTGATAAGATTGTGCAACATCAAAGAGACTTTCTTCTTGGAAAGCAGAATTTTCTGAATTCTTTTCTTCTGGAGGATCTTGCCAGTGAGATGGAGACTACAGTGTCTACGATAAGTAGGGCGATAAGGGATAAGTTTATATTGACTCCTTTAGGACTTCTCCCACTTAAATACTTTTTTGTGAGGTCTGGTAAGGGAATTGGGGGTGAAGATGTGTCGGTTGACAGAATAAAAAAGCTTATCAAGGAACTAGTAGATGGTGAAGGTGTAAAACCACTTTCCGATGAAAAGATTGCTTTGATACTCTCAAATAAGGGTGTAAGGATATCTAGAAGAACTGTTACAAAGTATAGGAAAGCTATGGGTATCCCACCTGCTCATAAGAGGAAGAATGAAAAAAATATACATAGTAGCTACACCGATAGGTAACTTAGAAGATATAACAATCAGAGCCTTGGAGGTGCTCAAGAAAGTTGATATTATACTATGCGAAGATCCTGATTATCACTTGAGATTGCTGAGCTATTACGGAATAAAGGGGAAAAGGCTTATTAAGGTAACTTCTGCAAATGAGGAGAATAGTGTAAATGGTATAATGAAGCTTCTTGAAGAAGGAAAAGAAGTTGCCTTGGTTTCAAATTCTGGAACTCCGAATCTTTCAGACCCTGGGGGGATAATAGTCAGGGAATTACAGAAGAGAGGAATCAGGTGCATTCCTATTCCTGGTCCATCGGCGTTGACAACGGCTATTTCTGTTTCTCCTTTACCAATTCACAGGTTTATATTTTACGGGTTTATACCAAAGAGCGTGAGGAAGGTGGAAAAGGTGGTTGAGCAATATAAAAGTTTAGGGTTACCTATAGTGTTTTTTGTTCCTTCTAGTAGGATTAGAGAGTTCCTTGGACTGCTTTGTGAGAAATATCCTCACTTTGAGGTTGTGGTATTTAAAGAACTGACTAAGATCAACGAGGAAATTGTCAGTGGGTTTCCTTGTGAGATATTGGTTGAAGAGAAAGGGGAATTTGTAGTAGTAGTTAGGGTTTAGATTTCGTTTTTGAACTGGATTTGCGAAATGTCCTGATAGTATGTCCAGTACTTTTGGAGGTGTGTCTATGACTTTAACTCTTTGTATTCTCTTACGATTTCTGTAAGTCCTGGCTTAGCGTCTGCAAAAAGCATTAGAGAGTTTTCGTTGATGAAAAGAGGGTTGGGAATTCCAGCAAATCCTGGAGCTAGACTTCTTTTTATGACTATGACTGTTTTTGATTTATCCACATCTAGTATTGGCATGCCATAGATAGGAGAGTCTTTTGCTTCTCTTGCAAGTGGGTTAACAACATCGTTAGCTCCGACGACTATAGCTACATCTGTATCTGGTAAAAGTTCGTTTGATTCTTCAAGTGTTTTCAATTTGTCATAGGGTATATCAACCTCTGCTAGAAGTACATTCATATGGCCTGGCATTCTTCCTGCAACTGGATGAATTGCAAAGTATACTTCTTTGCCGTCTTTGGTAAGTTCGTTATACAGGTCTCTTACAGCTCCCTGAGCTTGTGCTACTGCAAGACCGTACCCGGGAACAATTGCAACACTGTTTGCACTGTCAAGAATCATTGCTACTTCTTCTGGTGTGGTGGATTTTACCTTACCCTGATAGAAAGATCTATCGTCTTGGACTTTTGCCATTTCTGGAGGTGTAATGTTGCCTAAAAGTATACCGTAGAAGTCTCTGTTCATTGATTTAGCCATTATCCTAGTTAGGATTAAACCAGAAGCGCCAACAAGAGCACCTACCATTATAAGTCCGTGGTTAAGAAACACAAAGCCTAGGGTGCCTGCGGATAGGCCAGCGTAAGATATGAACAGAGATATAACAACTGGCATGTCCGCACCACCTACTGCAAGAGTGAGTGATAGACCTAGTAGTGACGAAAGAATTAATATTCCGAACATATACGTAAGGTTACTAGGGTTTAGTGTTAGAAGTACTCCACAGACTATTATTCCTACAAGAAGCAGGAAATTTACGAGGTTTTTAGCTGGTAATACGATGGGTCTTTCTGTTATGAGTTTCTGAAGTTTGGCGAAGGCAACCATGCTTCCCCAGAAGGTGATAGTTCCTACGAACATGTCTAATGATACGGCTGCATGAAAATACATTGATTTTGTAGTTTCATCAAATGGTAGTTTTTCAACGTTTGGTGGAAGCTTGCCTTTAAGAAACTCAACGATGGCTACTAATGCTGAAACTCCTCCTCCGAATCCGTTAAGAATTGCAACAAATTGAGGTATAGCTCTCATATCAACAAGGTATGCGGAGAGGACTCCAGCGATTGATGCTAAAATTCCGCCTATTATTATCAATTCGTAAGATATAATGCCTTTGTATAGAAGGGTAGCAACTACTGCAACAGTCATTCCAAAAGCGCTCAGCCAGTTTCCTTTCCTAGCGGTTCTAGCGGAAGTTAGTAGCTTCAGTCCGAATATGAAGAATAGCACAGTGAAGAGATAAAACACAGTCTGGTATTCGGTTGCAATGTTTCTCAGAAACTCCATACTCTTCCTCCTTACTCATTGTTTCTTTTTCTTGTCACTTTTAAACATTGCTAACATTCTATCAGCAATAAAGTAACCACCAACTACGTTTACAGTTCCCATAATCAGTGCAGCAACTGCGAGAATAGTTGTGAGTAGGTTAGTAGCGGTACCAGTAACTTCAATAGCACTAACAACCATTATTGAAGCCATAGCATGGGAAGCGACAACAAGAGGAGTGTGTAGAATTGGTGGGACTTTAGTTATAACTTCAAAACCTATTACTAAAGCTAAGACAAATAAAATTATTGCAGCTATAATTGGATCCATAAGTTCCTCCTAACCTAAGGCTTTTTTGACCAGAGGATTTACAATCTCCCCATCTTTCGTGACTAAAGTTCCTGCTATAATTTCATCGTTAAGATCTATGTTTAGGGTTCCGTTCTTAACGATGGTGGACAGAAAGTTTTTGACATTGTTTGCATACATTTGACTTGCATGGATAGGAACGGTGCTAGGAAGGTTTACGAGTCCTGCTATCTTCACACCCTTGTATTCGTATATCTCTCCTGGCTTTGTAAGTTCGCAGTTTCCGCCTTTTTCTGCAGCTAAGTCAACTATCACAGACCCTGCTTTCATTCTTTCAACCATTTCTTTAGTTATTAGAACAGGTGCTTTTTTACCTGGGACTGATGCTGTGGAGATCACTACATCTGTATATTCAAAAACTCTTAACATCATTTCGCGCTGTTTTTGGTAAAATTCTTCACTCATTGCTTTGGCATAACCTGACTTATCACTAGCTTCTTTTGTTTCCAAGCCTAGTTCTATGAATCTACCGCCAACACTTTGGACTTCTTCTTTTACCTCAGGTCTTATATCGTATGCTTCTACTACTGCTCCTAGTTTTTTGGCAGTAGCAATTGCTTGAAGTCCTGCAACACCAGCTCCTAGAACAAAGACCTTTGCAGACATTAAGTTGCCGGCAGCTGTCATAAGCATAGGGAAAAGTTTTGGTAGGAGTTCAGAAGCGATAAGCACTGCTTTGTATCCAGCAATGGTAGCCATTGAGCTAAGGACATCCATACTTTGAGCTCTGGTTATTCTCGGCATAAGCTCAAAAGAAAAGCAAATGACTCCTCTTTCAGCAAAAAGCTTTGCAACCTCAGGATTAGCAAGAGGTTCTGTTAGACCAATGACAACAGTTCCTTTTCTCATTTTACTAATGTCGGAGATGTTGTTTCTATCAGCTCCCGGGGCTCTAACATAGGTTATAATATCGGCGGAACTGAGAATTTCGTCCCTGGTTGTAGTCTTTGCGCCAACTTTCTCGTATTCTTCATCTGGACAATACGCTCCTTCACCTGCCCCCTTTTCTACGAAAACATCTAGCCCTAGCTTCTTTAAAGCACCAACAACCTGAGGAACAATAGATACTCTTCTCTCATTGGGAAATGTTTCTTTCATTACTCCAATTATCATGTTTAACCTCTTTCGTGGATTATTCCTAAGTGTAAATGAAAAAGAAAATACCTGTCAAGCTGTTTCTTTCTGAAGTTTGTAGTAGAGTTTGGTAAGAATTAAAGTGAAATAACCTCCTCTTGCCTCGTAAAATAAAGGCAAAAGGAGGAATATATGAATAACAGAAAAACTATAAATCACTTCATCAAAAACTTTCTATTTGACCTTCCAACCAAGCTCAGGAAGAATATAGCGGAAGTTGCCCTCTTATTTGTTTCCAGATAGCGCTTTTCAGTCACAAAACTTCACTTCATACCAGGCTTCCTGATGATTGTTAGGGAAGATATTACCAGTTTTGATGAGGAGTGTGAGAAAGGTGAAGGAAAAAACATGTCTGATTATTGAGTTTTGGAATCTATTGTTGGGGTTGGGTGAAAGTTAGTGTTTCTTGGAAAAAGGTGTTCTGTTAGCTTGAAATCTTTTGGATCGTTAGGTGTATAATTTTTTTATGATTGTGTTTATAGATAATTATGATTCGTTTGTGTATAATCTAGTTCAGTATGTAGGCACTTTGTATAGTAATATAAGAGTTTTTAGAAACGATGAAGTGAGCATTGAGGAGATAAAAAAGCTTTCGCCGTCGGGTATAATTATCTCACCTGGGCCTGGGTGGCCGAAAGATGCGGGAATATCTGAAGAGGTGATAAGAGAGTTTTATACCAAGGTTCCAATACTTGGGGTGTGTTTAGGACATCAGGCTATAGGAGAAGTTTTTGGTGGTAGGATAATTCACGCTAAGAGGATAATGCATGGTAAGACATCACTTATAGTACATGATCAACAGGGTATCTTCAAGGGATTGCCAGTTCCTTTTAGGGCAACAAGGTATCACTCTCTAGTTATAGATCCTGTTACCTTACCAAAGGAACTTGAAATTTCGGCAACGAGTGAAGATGATGAGATTATGGGGGTGAGACACAAAGAATATCCATTGTTTGGTGTGCAGTTTCACCCTGAGTCCATAGCAACCGAGAATGGGATGAAGATAATAGATAACTTCGTTAAAATGATAAAACCGTCAGTAAGTGTTTCAGTATTCATAGGTAAGATAACCAACAAAACAAATCTTTCTAGTGACGAAGCTCAGGTACTTGCAGATGCGATAGTGAAGGGGGAATTACCTTCAACAGTTACCTCTGCTTTGCTTGTGGGGCTTAGAATGAAGGGGGAGAGTAGTGAGGAAATTCTTGGGTTTGCGAAAGGGATGCTTGATAATGCAGTAAGGATAAATGTTGAGGGTGAGAGCGTAGATAACTGCGGAACTGGAGGTGATGGAAAACATACAATAAATATCTCTACTATCTCTTCCTTCGTAGTAGCTGGTGCGGGGGATGTAAAAGTAGTCAAGCATGGAAATAGGGCAGTTTCAAGCAAAATTGGCAGTGCGGATCTTCTTGAAGGGTTGGGAGTAAAGATAGATCTACTGCCCGAAGATATGGAGAAAGTAATAAATCGTATCGGAATTGGTTTTCTTTTTGCTCCAATATACCACCCTTCAATGAAGAATGTTGCACCCGTAAGGAAGGAGCTAGGAATTAGGACTGTGTTTAATATTCTTGGACCTTTGGTAAATCCCGCAAGACCTAAATATCAGCTTATAGGAGTGTTTGACGAAAAATTGTTGAAGCTTTTGCCAGAAGTATTAGCAAAACTTGGAGTGAAGAGAGCATTTGTAGTTCATGGTGAAGATGGACTTGATGAAGTTTCTCCTTCATCACCAACCAAGGTTGCGTATTTAAACGAAGGCAATGTTAGATATTTGAGAGTCAAGCCACAAGATTTTGGTTTTGATCCCATACCTTACGAGGAAATCATAGGTGGGGATCTTGAGTATAACAAGAAAGCTTTTCTTGATGTTCTAAGTGATAAAGATATTCCTCAGAAAAATGCGGTGATAATCAATGCCTCTATGGCAATTCTTATATCAGGTTTAGCAAGAGATCTGAGTCAAGCTGTTGCCTTAGCAAAAAAGGCTATATCCTCGGGAAAAGCGTTAGAAAAATTTCAGAAGCTTGTAGAAGAAACAAACCGTTAGTAGATTTTGTCTGTACTCTCAAACCATCTTCTGGAGATAGGTCTAACTAAGTTTTCAAGCTCTTTTATGTTCTCGTCATAATACTTTATCCTTATCTTGTCCATTGCTTCATCGTAAAGTTTTTCCCAAACTTCATCGTATAAAGAGTCAAAAACATACTCCTTTATGTACTGGTATATTTTTTCGTTGAATAAGGGCTTATCGTAGTCAATTTGGGTGAATTTGTAAAAGTTTTCTCTGTTCTCGGAAGTTGTCTTGATAATTTCTCCTTTTATATTTTCATCAAGTACCATATTGTCAGGATCAACTCCTACTCCTTGCAGAATGTCATACAGTTTATACATCTTTTGGCTTTCAAATTCTTCACTACTGGTAAAGTAATTAAACACATCTATGTTGTCATAGTAGTAGACTATTTTCTCGGAATCTCTTTCGTAGAATTTCTCCAATTCTCTTGGATCATCCTCACGTATTTTCCTCTCAATCTCTACTCTCTCAGACTTTTTGAGCAATTTGGGAATGGAAACAAAAAGGAAGGATAGAAATAAAAATCCTTTGAAGGTAGTGTTATAATATTCCTCTAGTTTCTCGTAACTTGTTATTCCTTCTTCCATAAGATGGGATTGAATGAAATCCGAGATGAAATTTTGAGTGTCTATTATTTCTTGAAGAATTGCTAGATCTAAGTATTTTGAAGAATCTTTATCTCCTATCAAAGTTAATCTGTCAATTATAAGGTTCTTAAGATTTTCTCCGTCACTGAATATTTTGGTTGTTTCAAACTTTGCTTTCTTCTCTTTTTCTAAGAGTTCTCTTATGTAGTTTGATGAAAGTACTAGTTCAAGAGTAAGGTCAAAGATAACCTTAGAGAGTTTTTCTACATCACTTTTACCGAATTTGATATTACTAGTGTTGTCAACTATGGAGTATCCGACAAGTAATGAAAAGAAGGTGTTTATGAAATACTCAAAAGATATTTTTCTGTCACCTACTTCTGCAATAATCTTGGCCATACTCCCTCTATGAAAGAAGATTTATAGCTTCTTCAACAGAACTATGGATCTCAAAAACAGAATCTAATTCAACAATCTTGAAGATTTTCTTCAGATTGGAATTCAACCCGACAAGTATAACTCTACCCTTGTTAGAGATAATTTTTTTGTAGAAGCTAACTAAAACCCTTAAGCCACTACTGGAGATGTGTTGGACATTAG from Brevinematia bacterium encodes:
- a CDS encoding NAD(P)(+) transhydrogenase (Re/Si-specific) subunit beta; its protein translation is MEFLRNIATEYQTVFYLFTVLFFIFGLKLLTSARTARKGNWLSAFGMTVAVVATLLYKGIISYELIIIGGILASIAGVLSAYLVDMRAIPQFVAILNGFGGGVSALVAIVEFLKGKLPPNVEKLPFDETTKSMYFHAAVSLDMFVGTITFWGSMVAFAKLQKLITERPIVLPAKNLVNFLLLVGIIVCGVLLTLNPSNLTYMFGILILSSLLGLSLTLAVGGADMPVVISLFISYAGLSAGTLGFVFLNHGLIMVGALVGASGLILTRIMAKSMNRDFYGILLGNITPPEMAKVQDDRSFYQGKVKSTTPEEVAMILDSANSVAIVPGYGLAVAQAQGAVRDLYNELTKDGKEVYFAIHPVAGRMPGHMNVLLAEVDIPYDKLKTLEESNELLPDTDVAIVVGANDVVNPLAREAKDSPIYGMPILDVDKSKTVIVIKRSLAPGFAGIPNPLFINENSLMLFADAKPGLTEIVREYKELKS
- a CDS encoding Re/Si-specific NAD(P)(+) transhydrogenase subunit alpha; the encoded protein is MIIGVMKETFPNERRVSIVPQVVGALKKLGLDVFVEKGAGEGAYCPDEEYEKVGAKTTTRDEILSSADIITYVRAPGADRNNISDISKMRKGTVVIGLTEPLANPEVAKLFAERGVICFSFELMPRITRAQSMDVLSSMATIAGYKAVLIASELLPKLFPMLMTAAGNLMSAKVFVLGAGVAGLQAIATAKKLGAVVEAYDIRPEVKEEVQSVGGRFIELGLETKEASDKSGYAKAMSEEFYQKQREMMLRVFEYTDVVISTASVPGKKAPVLITKEMVERMKAGSVIVDLAAEKGGNCELTKPGEIYEYKGVKIAGLVNLPSTVPIHASQMYANNVKNFLSTIVKNGTLNIDLNDEIIAGTLVTKDGEIVNPLVKKALG
- a CDS encoding NAD(P) transhydrogenase subunit alpha translates to MDPIIAAIILFVLALVIGFEVITKVPPILHTPLVVASHAMASIMVVSAIEVTGTATNLLTTILAVAALIMGTVNVVGGYFIADRMLAMFKSDKKKKQ
- a CDS encoding bifunctional anthranilate synthase component II/anthranilate phosphoribosyltransferase; this translates as MIVFIDNYDSFVYNLVQYVGTLYSNIRVFRNDEVSIEEIKKLSPSGIIISPGPGWPKDAGISEEVIREFYTKVPILGVCLGHQAIGEVFGGRIIHAKRIMHGKTSLIVHDQQGIFKGLPVPFRATRYHSLVIDPVTLPKELEISATSEDDEIMGVRHKEYPLFGVQFHPESIATENGMKIIDNFVKMIKPSVSVSVFIGKITNKTNLSSDEAQVLADAIVKGELPSTVTSALLVGLRMKGESSEEILGFAKGMLDNAVRINVEGESVDNCGTGGDGKHTINISTISSFVVAGAGDVKVVKHGNRAVSSKIGSADLLEGLGVKIDLLPEDMEKVINRIGIGFLFAPIYHPSMKNVAPVRKELGIRTVFNILGPLVNPARPKYQLIGVFDEKLLKLLPEVLAKLGVKRAFVVHGEDGLDEVSPSSPTKVAYLNEGNVRYLRVKPQDFGFDPIPYEEIIGGDLEYNKKAFLDVLSDKDIPQKNAVIINASMAILISGLARDLSQAVALAKKAISSGKALEKFQKLVEETNR
- the rpoN gene encoding RNA polymerase factor sigma-54, with the translated sequence MRDNNVPEQTYKLSIKQIPSHLLLQTTQLLGLPILELNDRIKLELEENPLLEVEDENTLSLISTEYSKVDTDKVDEIDRDLGEVSDTYDVAKIKEIELYERKVRGGYTQTIEGTLSERETLQEHLLFQAKLDISDERLFTLATYIVYELDDNGFFKGSIENLRNVEGYSFQDSEIEEIRERIKRYDPVGCGSKTLEEALVTQLEVYYPNLPKLDVYRRIIEEDLKLLATEGDRVRQKYNLSREEFENLRSILRFLSPKPGANFSVSPSIVVPEAIVRKVDENTLEVEYNDSYVPTLRIRKEYVSAIRKVDSPELKSKLNRARSLILAVEYRKKTLRAIIDKIVQHQRDFLLGKQNFLNSFLLEDLASEMETTVSTISRAIRDKFILTPLGLLPLKYFFVRSGKGIGGEDVSVDRIKKLIKELVDGEGVKPLSDEKIALILSNKGVRISRRTVTKYRKAMGIPPAHKRKNEKNIHSSYTDR
- a CDS encoding flagellar hook-associated protein 3, which gives rise to MIGRVTQNAISDEFLFYLKSRMSEMNKRQIDLTSMSKIRIPEDDPVGTTMSMQFQSRIKEIETYILNIEEGEARLNVMDSNLQSATDILHRIRELTVQSANGVYAKEDTKKMAIEVDQLIRELVSIANSYYKQSTLYGGYKTDLPFRVEYGLSEDLDYEVVKKVVYMGDDGEVMRQVDTEDFVQINLSGNRLFASENMIIRSSTPGTGFVADRDMSFKINGMEVKVNKGDSLEMIVEKINDLKIPVKAYIDNSTGNNFLVLETTVPHNIVVEDVGDGDVMERLGIIRKGVSAPLNYNPEAKIYVMSLFDVLIKIRDDMLGGRQQNLGGEDLALIDNGLDNFLRYRAEVGARAERLRIVNLRLQTDMVYVKDILAKTQATDIPKAITELKLLELTHQAGLQIGARLMGLSLLNFLR
- the rsmI gene encoding 16S rRNA (cytidine(1402)-2'-O)-methyltransferase codes for the protein MKKIYIVATPIGNLEDITIRALEVLKKVDIILCEDPDYHLRLLSYYGIKGKRLIKVTSANEENSVNGIMKLLEEGKEVALVSNSGTPNLSDPGGIIVRELQKRGIRCIPIPGPSALTTAISVSPLPIHRFIFYGFIPKSVRKVEKVVEQYKSLGLPIVFFVPSSRIREFLGLLCEKYPHFEVVVFKELTKINEEIVSGFPCEILVEEKGEFVVVVRV
- a CDS encoding STAS domain-containing protein, yielding MKIDTVKDISIIKIEGVVNVQSSIELENWLNSLLVSREMKKVIVDLSNVQHISSSGLRVLVSFYKKIISNKGRVILVGLNSNLKKIFKIVELDSVFEIHSSVEEAINLLS